One Malus domestica chromosome 11, GDT2T_hap1 genomic region harbors:
- the LOC103447733 gene encoding uncharacterized protein, with protein MSQASSSPRSSAYLDALTQEIEKKLQRALASPSQRRNLLQELFADIALEIDERAKEMILSREEDAISPAEDGIEGQLCFYDVLTDHYVRVPENGKRILDLIVQLWSQSFASHIFALLFHKWLFEVQLDNSEVLLRYSSALVEGATNVFWIDTQSNARRFQSLFCYLLEDVALEPKRLNKIPVQVQRDLFLLLSRFIIFYNSVDKLDSFLREFPHFPNAFLIGSSADFFVIELADQLQKLKVEPVLLHYLSYIKVLQGMELRMATSTRLKACLYSFTSPGGPMYPTRAVRHAAWDALDLLFPVGRYPRHLISLFFRLLYPWYWPASCWNFVMDCVKAVLYSLLGLIYSSLGKLRKPKF; from the exons ATGTCTCAAGCTTCTTCCTCGCCTCGAAGCTCTGCATATCTCGACGCACTGACGCAAGAGATCGAGAAGAAGCTCCAGCGG GCGCTGGCTTCTCCGTCGCAGCGGCGGAATTTGTTGCAGGAGTTGTTTGCTGACATAGCTTTGGAGATCGATGAGCGAGCCAAAG AAATGATTCTCAGCAGGGAAGAGGATGCAATTTCTCCTGCTGAGGATGGCATTGAAGGTCAGCTTTGCTTTTATGATGTGCTCACTGATCACTATGTTCGGGTGCCTGAGAATGGAAAACGCATCCTTGATTTGATTGTCCAACTTTGGAGCCAGTCATTTGCATCTCATATTTTTGCCTTGTTGTTCCACAAATGG CTGTTTGAGGTTCAACTTGACAACTCTGAAGTACTTCTTCGTTACTCATCTGCTCTTGTTGAAGGTGCAACAAATGTTTTCTG GATTGATACTCAATCAAATGCAAGGCGATTCCAATCCCTCTTTTGT TATCTGCTTGAGGATGTTGCTTTGGAGCCCAAACGGTTAAATAAAATTCCTGTACAG GTCCAGCGAGATCTATTTCTTTTACTCTCGaggtttataattttttataactcAG TTGACAAGCTCGACAGCTTCTTAAGGGAATTTCCTCATTTTCCGAACGCTTTTTTGATTGGTAGTTCAGCAGACTTCTTTGTTATTGAACTAGCAGATCAG CTTCAAAAACTGAAGGTGGAACCAGTATTGCTGCATTACCTTTCATACATAAAAGTTCTCCAGG gaatggaGCTGAGAATGGCCACAAGCACAAGGTTAAAGGCTTGTCTGTATAGCTTCACTTCTCCTGGAGGTCCAATGTACCCTACAAGAGCTGTTCGTCATGCGGCATGGGATGCATTAGATTTGCTTTTTCCT GTTGGCAGATACCCGCGGCATCTCATAAGCCTGTTCTTCCGATTGCTATATCCATGGTACTGGCCCGCTTCTTGTTGGAATTTCGTCATGGATTGCGTAAAGGCGGTATTGTATTCTCTGTTAGGATTAATCTACTCAAGTTTGGGGAAGCTGAGAAAGCCAAAGTTTTAA